The window GTGAGCAGTGAATAGTAAGCAATAGTGATTCATATTTAGTAACTAATTTGTTTTAACTGCACACTATCTACTATTCACTGCTCGCTAAAAAATTTGTTGTTTGAAAAGGAAATAATATGATCCGACCCAAAAAAGAAAACTTCACCGTCATCGGCGAACGACTGCCGAAGATCGAAGGATTTGAAAAAGCCAACGGCAGCGCGCTCTATACCGACGACATCGTATTGCCTAATATGCTGAGCGGAAAACTTCTGCGCAGTCCGCATCCGCATGCGCTGATCAAACGCATCAATACTAGCAAAGCGGAAGCGCTCCCGGGCGTGAAAGCCGTAATGATCGGAAGCGAACTCACGGAAATGTACGGCGTGCTTCCCGCGTCCATGGACGAAACCGCGCTCGCGATCGAGAAAGTTCGCTACATCGGCGAAGAAGTTGCAGCCGTAGCCGCCATCGATGAAGAAACGGCGGAAAAAGCGTGTGAATTGATCGAAGTTGAATACGAAGTGCTCAAACCGTGCCTGACCATCGAAGATGGATTCCGCGAAGACCTGCCGAAAATTCACGGCAATACAAAAACTGCGAACGTGATGAAAGAAGTTCATCAGGAATTCGGCAATGTGGACGACGGATTCGCCGAAGCCGATCTCGTGATGGAAAACGAATATTTCTTCGAAGGCAATACACACGTTCCGCTCGAACCGCATTGCGCGTTATCGCAATGGACGGACAACAAACTCACGATCTGGTCGTCCACCCAAACGCCGCATTATCTGCACGTCGCGCTGGCAAAAGTTCTGAAAATGCCGCGCAGCCACATTCGCGTGATCAAGCCGCATATCGGTGCGGGATATGGCGGTAAATCGGAACCGTTCGCGTTGGAATTCTGTTCCGCCTGGCTATCCAAGAAAACCGGCCGCCCGGTGAAAATATTATACAATCGCGAAGAAGTATTTTACGCGCACCGCGGACGCCAGCCGATGAAAATGATCCTGAAGACCGGCGTGAAAAAAGACGGAAGTCTCACCGCCATTCACATGCGTACGTTTCTCGACGGCGGCTCGTACGGCAGTTACGGTTTGGTTACGACTTATTACTCCGGCGTATTTCTGACATTGCCGTATAACGTTCCGCGATACAAATTTGACGCGTTTCGTATTTACACCAATAAACCCGCGGGCGGGCCGAAACGCGGGCACGGCGCCGTGCAGCCGCGATTCGCGATGGAATGCCAACTCGACAAGATCGCTGAAAAACTCGGGCTCGATCCGATCGCCATGCGATTGAAAAATACGGTCAAACCGAATTCCATGACCATCAATGCATTCCGCGTAACTTCCTGCGGGATCAATGAGTGCCTGGAGCGCACGCGCGATAAGTCGCAATGGAACGTGAAATTCAAAGAATACAAAAATCAGCAAGGCAAGATTATCCGCAAAGGCATCGGCGTTGCGGCAAGCACATACATCAGCGGCGCGGGCAAATCGATCATATGGAACGATATGCCGCACTCGGGCGTGCAGATCAAGATCGACCGCGGCGGCGGCGTGGCCGTCTTCTGCGGCGCGTCGGATATCGGGCAAGGTTCTGATTCCATGCTCGCGTATGTTGCAGCGGAAGTGCTCGGCGTGGAAGTAAGCGACGTGCACGTGTGCCAGACCGACACGCATCTCACGCCGGTAGATTTGGGA of the bacterium genome contains:
- a CDS encoding molybdopterin-dependent oxidoreductase, yielding MIRPKKENFTVIGERLPKIEGFEKANGSALYTDDIVLPNMLSGKLLRSPHPHALIKRINTSKAEALPGVKAVMIGSELTEMYGVLPASMDETALAIEKVRYIGEEVAAVAAIDEETAEKACELIEVEYEVLKPCLTIEDGFREDLPKIHGNTKTANVMKEVHQEFGNVDDGFAEADLVMENEYFFEGNTHVPLEPHCALSQWTDNKLTIWSSTQTPHYLHVALAKVLKMPRSHIRVIKPHIGAGYGGKSEPFALEFCSAWLSKKTGRPVKILYNREEVFYAHRGRQPMKMILKTGVKKDGSLTAIHMRTFLDGGSYGSYGLVTTYYSGVFLTLPYNVPRYKFDAFRIYTNKPAGGPKRGHGAVQPRFAMECQLDKIAEKLGLDPIAMRLKNTVKPNSMTINAFRVTSCGINECLERTRDKSQWNVKFKEYKNQQGKIIRKGIGVAASTYISGAGKSIIWNDMPHSGVQIKIDRGGGVAVFCGASDIGQGSDSMLAYVAAEVLGVEVSDVHVCQTDTHLTPVDLGSYSSRVTFMAGNACIQAAEKIKEQLFEVVSKKLQVPKDDLDCGHRLIFYKSDPQKSLTFVEAANLAETAFGTIGATGSYKPPKIGGDYKGAGAGPSPSYTFSTHIAEITLDVETGAVTVDKIWSAHDCGRALNPLIVEGQIEGSVYMGVGEALFEEHIFHKNGLHRNPSILEYKIPTILDTPEIESIIVETIDPEGPFGAKEAGEGPLHAAIPAIANAIYNAIGVRMDATPFTPEKILKALDEKESGNNGNGKNSKSTRSIGAKKLAGILPP